In Candidatus Nomurabacteria bacterium, a genomic segment contains:
- a CDS encoding methylated-DNA--[protein]-cysteine S-methyltransferase — protein sequence MVRQKKKVQNKNFFQAVYVLMEQIPYGRVSTYGQLAALISTPRAARVVGWALHQLDNQALPWHRVINSRGEISTTCETHTQVTQKRLLEKEGVQVEIKNGVYTVDLKKYLWQPPKT from the coding sequence ATTTCTTCCAAGCTGTCTATGTGCTAATGGAACAAATCCCCTATGGGCGAGTTTCTACCTATGGGCAACTTGCCGCACTCATCAGTACACCCCGAGCAGCCCGCGTGGTTGGCTGGGCACTTCATCAACTGGATAATCAAGCTCTGCCCTGGCATCGAGTAATTAATAGCCGAGGAGAAATAAGTACGACTTGCGAAACTCATACCCAGGTCACACAGAAACGACTCTTGGAAAAAGAGGGTGTGCAAGTAGAGATCAAAAATGGCGTGTATACCGTGGATCTAAAAAAATATCTTTGGCAGCCGCCTAAGACTTGA